The following coding sequences lie in one Populus trichocarpa isolate Nisqually-1 chromosome 14, P.trichocarpa_v4.1, whole genome shotgun sequence genomic window:
- the LOC7488872 gene encoding uncharacterized protein LOC7488872 isoform X2 encodes MSRRYSQNNNRQQQQEWRSNNSSNFSKPQTKFVPKNQNPNSNPTLSDSLRQSLSSQSDAAAAAAPASSGNMGAGESSSRIQMRDDGAWMSRKAVAGVQGGGKFVTYLPQDEAVAAGLGADEGGLDPVESQRVVDLLSRELSRLLKLKPKEFWKEVASDVSLHDFLDSFLKFRSRWYDFPHRGVKGIVAGVIVGELDLCRRVFMVLYRISSNRAPGVEAAESLNSKDHAVLLQEKKLLDLPKLLDICSIYGHENEELTGLLVLLSAGSHEDHRSSPLLTDYLEVMDFINDAIVSMDAFVTAYESAAVFFSCPVEMSHGNEEMLITLARLHDTLIPALQRGFRVILTGGDDRMILNVAVSLKMLSMRLSKFGWKLLDTCYLSDRVFEDHLPIPHVTKMFPAKVEDPVIRTDILIQTFREINGVLLAAQENQSKVSFLQNLDRNHHIMSRLQSLQNAGWIFMDDEQLQYLSGIMASNLKGTIKDSPAFPTATASNKVQMGEDVAIMESKISQIKDLFPDYGKGFLAACLEAYNHNPEEVIQRILEGTLHEDLRCLDTSSETMPLPKAASTVGKKDKGKGKLVESTLPSTTSLHSVNPVVPVEQRQVEGPSVSSSSTTGRFVRKPNDIPGHYTTDTRDHKDTARMAALISQYEYEDEYDDSFDDLGFSVADSGVEENELLGNRINSNSGISSGTKTETSAQNSPNTKWGSRKKPQYYVKDGKNYSYKVAGSVAVANANEASLINQVHGEQIHGLGRGGNIPLGATKKLAEYQEKDRDQSDEPEMEGRGNYRGRPWGRGSRGGGRLRESNDVQDNQSDGSEIQGRESTPNHRGRGRGRGSNHNYRKDRAMNKHFSGLSGF; translated from the exons ATGTCACGCCGTTACTCTCAAAACAACAACAGGCAGCAACAACAAGAATGGAGAAGCAATAACAGCAGTAATTTCTCCAAACCACAAACCAAATTCGTCCccaaaaatcaaaaccctaacTCCAACCCTACTCTATCCGATTCTCTAAGGCAATCTCTCTCAAGTCAATCCGatgccgccgccgccgccgctcCAGCATCGAGCGGTAATATGGGCGCAGGGGAGTCGTCGAGTAGGATTCAAATGAGAGATGACGGGGCGTGGATGTCTAGAAAAGCTGTAGCTGGTGTTCAGGGCGGTGGCAAATTTGTAACTTACTTGCCGCAGGATGAGGCTGTGGCTGCGGGACTCGGTGCCGATGAAGGAGGGTTGGATCCAGTAGAATCACAGAGAGTTGTTGATCTTTTGAGTAGAGAATTGTCTCGGTTACTCAAGTTGAAACCTAAAGAATTTTGGAAAGAAG TGGCTAGTGATGTGTCGTTGCATGATTTTCTGGATAGCTTCTTGAAATTTAGGAGCAGATGGTATGATTTCCCACATCGTGGAGTCAAAGGAATTGTTGCAGGGGTAATTGTTGGAGAGCTTGACTTATGTCGCCGTGTTTTCATGGTATTGTATCGCAT ATCTTCCAATAGGGCTCCGGGTGTCGAGGCCGCTGAAAGCTTGAACTCAAAGGATCATGCTG TCCTCTTGCAGGAAAAGAAGTTACTGGACTTGCCTAAGTTGTTGGATATATGTTCCATTTACGGTCATGAAAATGAAGAACTGACCGGATTGTTG GTATTATTATCCGCTGGAAGCCATGAAGACCATCGATCCAGCCCGCTTCTAACTGATTACTTAGAA GTGATGGACTTTATAAATGATGCAATTGTCTCCATGGATGCTTTTGTTACAGCATATGAATCAGCAGCTGTGTTCTTCTCGTGCCCTGTTGAAATGAG TCATGGGAATGAGGAAATGCTGATCACCCTTGCAAGATTGCATGATACTTTAATTCCAGCTTTGCAGCGAGGCTTTCGAGTCATCTTGACAGGAGGGGATGATAGAATGATATTGAATGTTGCGGTTAGTTTAAAGATGTTGTCAATGAGGCTGTCCAAATTTGGATGGAAATTGTTGGACACTTGCTATTTAAGTGATCGAGTTTTTGAAGATCACCTTCCCATTCCCCATGTAACAAAGATGTTTCCTGCAAAAGTAGAGGATCCCGTCATAAGGACAGACATATTGATTCAGACTTTTAGGGAGATCAATGGAGTTCTCCTTGCTGCTCAGGAAAACCAGAGCAAAGTTTCATTCCTTCAGAATCTTGATAGGAATCATCATATAATGAGTAGGCTTCAGAGTTTACAAAATGCCG GGTGGATTTTCATGGATGATGAACAGCTCCAGTATTTATCTGGGATAATGGCTTCTAATCTGAAAGGCACCATTAAGGACTCACCTGCTTTTCCAACTGCCACTGCGAGCAACAAAGTACAGATGGGTGAAGATGTTGCCATCATGGAGTCCAAAATCAGTCAAATAAAGGACCTTTTTCCTGACTATGGTAAAGGGTTCCTAGCTGCTTGTCTTGAAGCTTATAATCATAATCCCGAGGAGGTCATTCAGAGGATACTAGAGGGGACCCTCCATGAAGATCTAAGGTGTTTGGATACTTCATCGGAGACGATGCCACTGCCCAAAGCTGCTTCAACTGTGGGCAAGAaagataaaggaaaaggaaagttGGTTGAATCTACACTTCCTTCAACAACATCACTGCACTCTGTTAATCCAGTGGTCCCAGTGGAGCAGCGACAAGTTGAGGGTCCCTCTGTTTCGTCATCATCTACAACTGGAAGGTTTGTCAGGAAGCCTAATGACATCCCTGGTCACTACACCACTGACACCAGAGATCACAAGGATACTGCAAGGATGGCTGCTCTAATTTCACAGTATGAATACGAAGATGAGTATGACGACTCCTTTGATGATCTGGGTTTCAGTGTTGCCGATTCCGGGGTGGAGGAGAATGAACTATTAGGTAACAGAATAAACTCTAATTCAGGGATATCATCAGGGACCAAAACTGAAACCTCTGCTCAAAACTCTCCTAATACTAAATGGGGCTCCAGGAAAAAGCCGCAATATTATGTGAAGGATGGAAAGAACTATAGTTACAAGGTTGCAGGTTCAGTCGCGGTGGCAAATGCTAATGAAGCTTCTCTTATTAATCAAGTACACGGAGAACAAATTCATGGTCTTGGACGTGGTGGTAATATTCCCCTAGGTGCAACTAAAAAGTTGGCTGAGTATCAAGAGAAGGATCGGGACCAGTCTGATGAACCCGAGATGGAAGGGAGAGGGAATTACAGGGGTCGGCCCTGGGGCAGAGGAAGTAGGGGAGGAGGAAGGCTGAGGGAGTCAAATGATGTCCAAGACAACCAGTCTGATGGCTCTGAGATTCAAGGGAGAGAAAGTACTCCTAACCATAGAGGTAGAGGTCGGGGAAGAGGAAGTAATCATAACTACAGGAAGGATAGAGCCATGAATAAGCACTTCTCTGGATTGTCTGGTTTCTAA
- the LOC7488872 gene encoding uncharacterized protein LOC7488872 isoform X1 yields the protein MSRRYSQNNNRQQQQEWRSNNSSNFSKPQTKFVPKNQNPNSNPTLSDSLRQSLSSQSDAAAAAAPASSGNMGAGESSSRIQMRDDGAWMSRKAVAGVQGGGKFVTYLPQDEAVAAGLGADEGGLDPVESQRVVDLLSRELSRLLKLKPKEFWKEVASDVSLHDFLDSFLKFRSRWYDFPHRGVKGIVAGVIVGELDLCRRVFMVLYRISSNRAPGVEAAESLNSKDHAVLLQEKKLLDLPKLLDICSIYGHENEELTGLLVKNALKAQPWLHDDLANLMTHFLGIIHTMHQRCMSSLEVLLSAGSHEDHRSSPLLTDYLEVMDFINDAIVSMDAFVTAYESAAVFFSCPVEMSHGNEEMLITLARLHDTLIPALQRGFRVILTGGDDRMILNVAVSLKMLSMRLSKFGWKLLDTCYLSDRVFEDHLPIPHVTKMFPAKVEDPVIRTDILIQTFREINGVLLAAQENQSKVSFLQNLDRNHHIMSRLQSLQNAGWIFMDDEQLQYLSGIMASNLKGTIKDSPAFPTATASNKVQMGEDVAIMESKISQIKDLFPDYGKGFLAACLEAYNHNPEEVIQRILEGTLHEDLRCLDTSSETMPLPKAASTVGKKDKGKGKLVESTLPSTTSLHSVNPVVPVEQRQVEGPSVSSSSTTGRFVRKPNDIPGHYTTDTRDHKDTARMAALISQYEYEDEYDDSFDDLGFSVADSGVEENELLGNRINSNSGISSGTKTETSAQNSPNTKWGSRKKPQYYVKDGKNYSYKVAGSVAVANANEASLINQVHGEQIHGLGRGGNIPLGATKKLAEYQEKDRDQSDEPEMEGRGNYRGRPWGRGSRGGGRLRESNDVQDNQSDGSEIQGRESTPNHRGRGRGRGSNHNYRKDRAMNKHFSGLSGF from the exons ATGTCACGCCGTTACTCTCAAAACAACAACAGGCAGCAACAACAAGAATGGAGAAGCAATAACAGCAGTAATTTCTCCAAACCACAAACCAAATTCGTCCccaaaaatcaaaaccctaacTCCAACCCTACTCTATCCGATTCTCTAAGGCAATCTCTCTCAAGTCAATCCGatgccgccgccgccgccgctcCAGCATCGAGCGGTAATATGGGCGCAGGGGAGTCGTCGAGTAGGATTCAAATGAGAGATGACGGGGCGTGGATGTCTAGAAAAGCTGTAGCTGGTGTTCAGGGCGGTGGCAAATTTGTAACTTACTTGCCGCAGGATGAGGCTGTGGCTGCGGGACTCGGTGCCGATGAAGGAGGGTTGGATCCAGTAGAATCACAGAGAGTTGTTGATCTTTTGAGTAGAGAATTGTCTCGGTTACTCAAGTTGAAACCTAAAGAATTTTGGAAAGAAG TGGCTAGTGATGTGTCGTTGCATGATTTTCTGGATAGCTTCTTGAAATTTAGGAGCAGATGGTATGATTTCCCACATCGTGGAGTCAAAGGAATTGTTGCAGGGGTAATTGTTGGAGAGCTTGACTTATGTCGCCGTGTTTTCATGGTATTGTATCGCAT ATCTTCCAATAGGGCTCCGGGTGTCGAGGCCGCTGAAAGCTTGAACTCAAAGGATCATGCTG TCCTCTTGCAGGAAAAGAAGTTACTGGACTTGCCTAAGTTGTTGGATATATGTTCCATTTACGGTCATGAAAATGAAGAACTGACCGGATTGTTG GTCAAGAATGCCTTGAAAGCCCAGCCTTGGCTCCATGATGATCTGGCCAATTTAATGACCCATTTCCTGGGCATCATTCACACAATGCATCAACGTTGCATGTCATCTTTGGAG GTATTATTATCCGCTGGAAGCCATGAAGACCATCGATCCAGCCCGCTTCTAACTGATTACTTAGAA GTGATGGACTTTATAAATGATGCAATTGTCTCCATGGATGCTTTTGTTACAGCATATGAATCAGCAGCTGTGTTCTTCTCGTGCCCTGTTGAAATGAG TCATGGGAATGAGGAAATGCTGATCACCCTTGCAAGATTGCATGATACTTTAATTCCAGCTTTGCAGCGAGGCTTTCGAGTCATCTTGACAGGAGGGGATGATAGAATGATATTGAATGTTGCGGTTAGTTTAAAGATGTTGTCAATGAGGCTGTCCAAATTTGGATGGAAATTGTTGGACACTTGCTATTTAAGTGATCGAGTTTTTGAAGATCACCTTCCCATTCCCCATGTAACAAAGATGTTTCCTGCAAAAGTAGAGGATCCCGTCATAAGGACAGACATATTGATTCAGACTTTTAGGGAGATCAATGGAGTTCTCCTTGCTGCTCAGGAAAACCAGAGCAAAGTTTCATTCCTTCAGAATCTTGATAGGAATCATCATATAATGAGTAGGCTTCAGAGTTTACAAAATGCCG GGTGGATTTTCATGGATGATGAACAGCTCCAGTATTTATCTGGGATAATGGCTTCTAATCTGAAAGGCACCATTAAGGACTCACCTGCTTTTCCAACTGCCACTGCGAGCAACAAAGTACAGATGGGTGAAGATGTTGCCATCATGGAGTCCAAAATCAGTCAAATAAAGGACCTTTTTCCTGACTATGGTAAAGGGTTCCTAGCTGCTTGTCTTGAAGCTTATAATCATAATCCCGAGGAGGTCATTCAGAGGATACTAGAGGGGACCCTCCATGAAGATCTAAGGTGTTTGGATACTTCATCGGAGACGATGCCACTGCCCAAAGCTGCTTCAACTGTGGGCAAGAaagataaaggaaaaggaaagttGGTTGAATCTACACTTCCTTCAACAACATCACTGCACTCTGTTAATCCAGTGGTCCCAGTGGAGCAGCGACAAGTTGAGGGTCCCTCTGTTTCGTCATCATCTACAACTGGAAGGTTTGTCAGGAAGCCTAATGACATCCCTGGTCACTACACCACTGACACCAGAGATCACAAGGATACTGCAAGGATGGCTGCTCTAATTTCACAGTATGAATACGAAGATGAGTATGACGACTCCTTTGATGATCTGGGTTTCAGTGTTGCCGATTCCGGGGTGGAGGAGAATGAACTATTAGGTAACAGAATAAACTCTAATTCAGGGATATCATCAGGGACCAAAACTGAAACCTCTGCTCAAAACTCTCCTAATACTAAATGGGGCTCCAGGAAAAAGCCGCAATATTATGTGAAGGATGGAAAGAACTATAGTTACAAGGTTGCAGGTTCAGTCGCGGTGGCAAATGCTAATGAAGCTTCTCTTATTAATCAAGTACACGGAGAACAAATTCATGGTCTTGGACGTGGTGGTAATATTCCCCTAGGTGCAACTAAAAAGTTGGCTGAGTATCAAGAGAAGGATCGGGACCAGTCTGATGAACCCGAGATGGAAGGGAGAGGGAATTACAGGGGTCGGCCCTGGGGCAGAGGAAGTAGGGGAGGAGGAAGGCTGAGGGAGTCAAATGATGTCCAAGACAACCAGTCTGATGGCTCTGAGATTCAAGGGAGAGAAAGTACTCCTAACCATAGAGGTAGAGGTCGGGGAAGAGGAAGTAATCATAACTACAGGAAGGATAGAGCCATGAATAAGCACTTCTCTGGATTGTCTGGTTTCTAA
- the LOC7488872 gene encoding uncharacterized protein LOC7488872 isoform X3, giving the protein MLEKKLLDLPKLLDICSIYGHENEELTGLLVKNALKAQPWLHDDLANLMTHFLGIIHTMHQRCMSSLEVLLSAGSHEDHRSSPLLTDYLEVMDFINDAIVSMDAFVTAYESAAVFFSCPVEMSHGNEEMLITLARLHDTLIPALQRGFRVILTGGDDRMILNVAVSLKMLSMRLSKFGWKLLDTCYLSDRVFEDHLPIPHVTKMFPAKVEDPVIRTDILIQTFREINGVLLAAQENQSKVSFLQNLDRNHHIMSRLQSLQNAGWIFMDDEQLQYLSGIMASNLKGTIKDSPAFPTATASNKVQMGEDVAIMESKISQIKDLFPDYGKGFLAACLEAYNHNPEEVIQRILEGTLHEDLRCLDTSSETMPLPKAASTVGKKDKGKGKLVESTLPSTTSLHSVNPVVPVEQRQVEGPSVSSSSTTGRFVRKPNDIPGHYTTDTRDHKDTARMAALISQYEYEDEYDDSFDDLGFSVADSGVEENELLGNRINSNSGISSGTKTETSAQNSPNTKWGSRKKPQYYVKDGKNYSYKVAGSVAVANANEASLINQVHGEQIHGLGRGGNIPLGATKKLAEYQEKDRDQSDEPEMEGRGNYRGRPWGRGSRGGGRLRESNDVQDNQSDGSEIQGRESTPNHRGRGRGRGSNHNYRKDRAMNKHFSGLSGF; this is encoded by the exons ATGCTG GAAAAGAAGTTACTGGACTTGCCTAAGTTGTTGGATATATGTTCCATTTACGGTCATGAAAATGAAGAACTGACCGGATTGTTG GTCAAGAATGCCTTGAAAGCCCAGCCTTGGCTCCATGATGATCTGGCCAATTTAATGACCCATTTCCTGGGCATCATTCACACAATGCATCAACGTTGCATGTCATCTTTGGAG GTATTATTATCCGCTGGAAGCCATGAAGACCATCGATCCAGCCCGCTTCTAACTGATTACTTAGAA GTGATGGACTTTATAAATGATGCAATTGTCTCCATGGATGCTTTTGTTACAGCATATGAATCAGCAGCTGTGTTCTTCTCGTGCCCTGTTGAAATGAG TCATGGGAATGAGGAAATGCTGATCACCCTTGCAAGATTGCATGATACTTTAATTCCAGCTTTGCAGCGAGGCTTTCGAGTCATCTTGACAGGAGGGGATGATAGAATGATATTGAATGTTGCGGTTAGTTTAAAGATGTTGTCAATGAGGCTGTCCAAATTTGGATGGAAATTGTTGGACACTTGCTATTTAAGTGATCGAGTTTTTGAAGATCACCTTCCCATTCCCCATGTAACAAAGATGTTTCCTGCAAAAGTAGAGGATCCCGTCATAAGGACAGACATATTGATTCAGACTTTTAGGGAGATCAATGGAGTTCTCCTTGCTGCTCAGGAAAACCAGAGCAAAGTTTCATTCCTTCAGAATCTTGATAGGAATCATCATATAATGAGTAGGCTTCAGAGTTTACAAAATGCCG GGTGGATTTTCATGGATGATGAACAGCTCCAGTATTTATCTGGGATAATGGCTTCTAATCTGAAAGGCACCATTAAGGACTCACCTGCTTTTCCAACTGCCACTGCGAGCAACAAAGTACAGATGGGTGAAGATGTTGCCATCATGGAGTCCAAAATCAGTCAAATAAAGGACCTTTTTCCTGACTATGGTAAAGGGTTCCTAGCTGCTTGTCTTGAAGCTTATAATCATAATCCCGAGGAGGTCATTCAGAGGATACTAGAGGGGACCCTCCATGAAGATCTAAGGTGTTTGGATACTTCATCGGAGACGATGCCACTGCCCAAAGCTGCTTCAACTGTGGGCAAGAaagataaaggaaaaggaaagttGGTTGAATCTACACTTCCTTCAACAACATCACTGCACTCTGTTAATCCAGTGGTCCCAGTGGAGCAGCGACAAGTTGAGGGTCCCTCTGTTTCGTCATCATCTACAACTGGAAGGTTTGTCAGGAAGCCTAATGACATCCCTGGTCACTACACCACTGACACCAGAGATCACAAGGATACTGCAAGGATGGCTGCTCTAATTTCACAGTATGAATACGAAGATGAGTATGACGACTCCTTTGATGATCTGGGTTTCAGTGTTGCCGATTCCGGGGTGGAGGAGAATGAACTATTAGGTAACAGAATAAACTCTAATTCAGGGATATCATCAGGGACCAAAACTGAAACCTCTGCTCAAAACTCTCCTAATACTAAATGGGGCTCCAGGAAAAAGCCGCAATATTATGTGAAGGATGGAAAGAACTATAGTTACAAGGTTGCAGGTTCAGTCGCGGTGGCAAATGCTAATGAAGCTTCTCTTATTAATCAAGTACACGGAGAACAAATTCATGGTCTTGGACGTGGTGGTAATATTCCCCTAGGTGCAACTAAAAAGTTGGCTGAGTATCAAGAGAAGGATCGGGACCAGTCTGATGAACCCGAGATGGAAGGGAGAGGGAATTACAGGGGTCGGCCCTGGGGCAGAGGAAGTAGGGGAGGAGGAAGGCTGAGGGAGTCAAATGATGTCCAAGACAACCAGTCTGATGGCTCTGAGATTCAAGGGAGAGAAAGTACTCCTAACCATAGAGGTAGAGGTCGGGGAAGAGGAAGTAATCATAACTACAGGAAGGATAGAGCCATGAATAAGCACTTCTCTGGATTGTCTGGTTTCTAA